The stretch of DNA cataagtcatgtgttccaggcccctaatcatttttgttgccctccgctggactctctccaatttctccacatccttcttgtagtgtggggcccaaaactggacacagtactccagatgaggcctcaccagtgtcgaatagaggggaacgatcacgtccctcgatctgctggcaatgccccaatttatacatcccaaaatgccattggccgccttggcaacaagTGCATGCTGCTGACACCGGCAGTGCCGTTGCAGCCAACAAACGTGGTCCTAGACACTTCCTATTTTACCACCTTTCCCCATTTGCTCTTAAATAGCTACAAAGTGCACCAGGGGCTGCTAGGCCAGGCCTCAGAGACCCCATTTAAGCTCCCACCTGTGTATTTCCACCAACAAGAAGATATTACagggatgacaggtttcagagtaacagccgtgttagtctatattcgcaaaaagaaaaggagtacttgtggcaccttagagactaaccaatttatttgagcatgagctttcgtgagctacagctcacttcatcagatggtgCACCAACCCCCATCCCAAGTGCCCCCCAGCAGGCCCCACTTGGGGAGGCCCAGGGCTAGCATTTCACAAACCCACTCTGGTGAATCATTTAGACAGGTTTATTGAGGCCTTGGCCCACCTGCTGCAGGGGGTGACTAGCAGAGGAGCACGTCAGGGAAGAAACCTGGTGCTGCTGCACCACAATCTGCAACTGCAGCCTGAAGGTTGGCAGGAGCCTGGTCCGCACAGGGGAGggaacccctctcccccacacactgcaaggaccccccccccaccagaggGAGCGCCAGGCACGTCAAAGGCAGATGCAACCCAGGAGGGGTCAGGCTGCGGCGGGTCCCTGGCACATGCGTCAGTTCCAGCTGGGTCCATCCCAAGTGGGGAGCAGCCCCGGCCGGCTCAGGGTCTCAGTTCACCGGGGTCTTGGCAGCCTGGGCCCGGGCAGCCTCGACCTCCTGCTCCAGCTCGTCCAGGAATCGCTCCTGGGAGATCTTGTAGAAGGTGTAACCATCTGGGGAGGGGCCGCTCAGGAAAACAtggaggggggggaaatcaaAGAGACACCACCAGaaagcccccccccggcccttcccTGCTCCATGGGGCTGCTCCCCCCCTGGAGTTCCCCCTCCTCCAGGCgttcccctccgcccccctccctcccccggggggggcacacgctgcccccacccatcccccctccccgggggtcctcccaaccccccctccccctccgggggggggacacacgctgcccccacccatcccccctccccggggGGGGGACACACGCTGCTCCCACCCTCCCTCGGGGGGGGCACACGCTGCTCGGGGGGGCcgcgccgcccgcccgcccggaTACAGATGCCCAGCACCACCGCGCCGATGCCCAGCCCCGTCAGCAGGTTGCGGCCCCGGAGCCGCCGCTGCAGGGCCCGCTGGCGCAGCGCCCCCTCCGCGCGCTGCACGACGCGCcgcggctccggctccggctccggctccgtcCGCTGCGCGCCCCCGCCCGGCTCCCGCGGCGCCGCCATCTTCCCCGCCGAGCCGCGCCCCCCGCTCGCCCgcctgactgactgactgactgagcGGCACGTCACATCCGCTGCGGGCGCGCGCGCGGCCGTCGGCGTGAGGCGCGTGCCGCCACGTTCGATGAGGGCGCGAGAGCGGCCGAGGTCCGGACCTGTGGCCAATCACCGCCAGGGGCCCAAGTGCGCCCGCCCGATTGGTTACGCGGCCCACGTGACAGCGAGCGCCACGGCGGCGTCTCTTGTGATTGGGGGCGGGGTCAGCGGCTTCAGGGGCTCCTGGCGAGTTTTTAGGCGGGAAGAAGTGACTCACTAGGGCGCCTCGAGCGACCGCCACGTGACCCGACGCAACGGGCAACGGCGTCGTGTGATTGGCTGAGAGGCGGCAGGCGAGGCagcgaggcgaggcgaggcgaggcgatgaggagggagggaaaaaatgCCCCCGAGCAGGCGAGGCTGCCGCGGCCTCCAGCTCCCACCGTCGGCCTGGGCCCCCCCGACACCTCCCTTCCcacgccccccagccctgcccaggcccAGGCCTGGGCCGCAGGTTCCCCACCTCGCCGCGGCCTTGCACCCGCCCTGGGGGTCGCGGAGGCTCTTGGGAGAGGCCCCGGCTGCCAGGCTGCGGCCTGGGGGAGCCGGCACGGAGCCGCCAGCTGGCTGCCAGGCCGGGCCCTCTCCGGCTCCAGCCTCCTCCGGGGGGACAGGCCACCCTGCCTCCGCCTTGCACCCGCGTGCCCTTGGCGCCCCTGGGGCCGCAGCTCGGTCCTTTTGCCGTCCGCGGCGCCCCAAGCGGCACGAGGGGTGGACGGCGGTCACGGGTGCCCCAGCGCCCCGGGGTCGGGGCGTCGCTGGCCGTTCTGCCAAGGAAGCACCAGGCTGGTTGAAATCCCGTTCTCCGGCCCGCCGCTGTGACGGCCCCCGCCGCACTGACCCAAGGGCGCACGTGGACACGTGTGGACTGTCACTAACTCCGGCACGATTCCGGTCACACGCAGGGCACACATCCAGACTGAGGAGGTGCAGTTTCTCCGTAGCAAAGTTCCTGATTATACCGCCGCCTTATTCCAGGCACTGCCTGGTGCCCTTGCTAATAATTACCGTAGTGGGCACGGCTGCAGTGCTATCCAAATAACgctgttattattttattgtttgagAACTGGCCAGAAGTGCTGAGATGAGCTCCGAGGCACAGGCAGTGTCTAGGTTTCGCACCCCGGAGCCAGTCTTTGGAGTTGTTGCTCCTGAGATCATTGAAGATACTTTAATCTGTTTAGCTACAGAAAATGAACAATATCTGAATGAGCTGTCGGATCAGGCAGGATGCTTCAAAGAGACCCAGATAGTGGGTGAGAGACGCAGATCTTTGTCAAcctgtgtatgtttgtgtgtctgtgtccaCATGCCGTGAATGCCTGGTTTGTGCATTTGTACACACCGTGTGCTTACAAATCCTTATCCTTCAATGAATATTTTGTAATATTCTACAGAGCACAGTGCAGATCTGTGTTAAATTTACTCTGCTCTAAAGGTTTAGGGTGTGTGTCTGAGATTATGGAAATCAGTACATAGGACTGATTCTCACCTTGTTTTACACTGGAACAGGAGTTTCTGACTCATTTGGTATGAAGGGCCAAATTACATAAGGTATTTTACAGATTATGAAACTACCTTTACAGCATCCTATAAAGAAGGAGCAGAAGGTTCAAAACTAGAGATAAAAGTAAAATACAAATTAATTATGCTGCTGAGCCTCTGCTGCCAGACTGCAGGTGCACCAAGGTGTTTTCTGCGTGCATGTGGTTCATTCTTGAACTTTAAGGCTCCCAGAATACAAGGATTACTAATGTTTTTATATGAAAACTAAGCTGGCTGTAGGCTGGTATTTGCTGTATACTTATGTAGTTATACACCACAGTAGGAAAATTTCTTTATGATCAGCAATAATGTAATCTACAGGGAAATTCATGAATTTACAAAACTATTAGTAAATATACAGACATGAGGGGTTGTAGCAGCTGCTACAAGTGTGAGAACTCTTTAGAGTGGGGTTTCTAAGGTAACCAACATGTCAATTAAAAACATGAATTTGAGCTAACATCTTGTGAGCAAAGTtagaaacaaatgtttaaaaagcatAAAAGCAAATGTGGGATTAAATCAGAAAGTATGAAAATGAGAGAGTTCCTGGTGATATATTCTTGGCTGCACCTTTTACCCCAAATAAAAACATTTGTATGGTATTTGTTCTTGTACACTCCCATCCAAAAATGCTCTGTCCATTCAGGCAGTGACATTAAAGGGGACCTGAGTATGGTGACTGTTGTGTGGGCCAGCAGTGGTTTGGTCTTGCTATGATGGCAGTCTCTGTTGCCTGTAATGAATGGTAACAAGTCAAATGAGGTCTAGTTAATTCCTGGTTTTAGCTAGAGGATGCTGCTTTATTagcttaggtgccacaagtactccttttctttttgctttactAGTAACATCCTCTGTATAAACTCGCATTAGTGGCCTCTCTACAAAGGCTGACTCAGTTATCATGTCTGATTCCTTATCGTCTTGCTTAGTTACTTTTACTTTTTGATAAAGTGTGTCCATCTTATCCATCAGTTCTAGTGATGACTGTTAATTGCACTTTTTTGCAGAATTTGTATTTCTTTTGTGTGAAAAATGGTTCCTGGACCAATCTGCACGATATCAAGCAGTTGAAATATTTGAAAGGTAACTTCCCAAGCAAAGACAACATGCAATTCTTATACGTGTAGTAGTTGTACTGTATGTACTCTGCACTGCTCGGGCAGAAGATATGGAGTATCTTTATATCTGCAGCTTTGCCTTTCCTGTCATTTAATTACAAGTATAATTGGTATGTATATTGAGAGTAAAGTATTCTGAATGCATGTAGAaggtatttttccttttgttagcAAAACACAACTTTTCTGAGAGCTGATCTTTACATAAGAATGGTCCTGCTGGGCAACCCCAATAGTCTGTCTAGCCCAataccctgtctctgacagtggccaatgccagatggttcagagggaatgaacagaacagggaaatgttGAATGATCCTTCCCTGtcgtccagttccagcttctgtcagttggaggtttagggacacccagagcatggggttgtgtccctgaccatcttggcaaatgatgaacctatcctctatgaacttacaaatccttttttgaacccagttatacttttggccttcacagtatcccctggcaacaaattccacaggttgactgtgcattgtgtgacgaagtacttccttttgtttgttttaaacctgctgcgtattaatttaatcaggtgaccccagttcttgtgttatgtgaaggggtaaacagcacttccctattcactttctccacaacattcatgatttttatagacctctgttgtATCTGTAttcttctcttttctaagctgaacagacCCGGTCATTTTAATCTCACTTTGTATGGAAGATGTTTCATAccactaattatttttgttgcccttttctgttccttttccaattctaatatagcttctttgagatgaggtgaccagaactgcatgtaatattcaaggtgtgggtgtaccatggatttatatagtaccattatatttactgtcttcttatctatccttttcctaatggttcctaacatagTTAGCTTTTTTGTCTTGCAGGTTTATGATTAAGCATGTAGAAGAGAGCTATAACTCTACCGCAGAGTCAAGGATAAACAATGAACAAGGAGAGGGCAACATCTGGGGCACTTTGAAAGCACAGATGTGTGACACATTTGTGCTGCGGCTTGTGTCTTGCATTCAGCTTGCAAGCAAACTTTCTTTTCACTACAATGTGAGCAAATTAACCACTTTCTTACACTAGATTTTTAGCAGTACAGTATACTCTTACTTACTTAGATTTTGATCTTATCTAAACTCTGAACCAAAGGAGTTACTGTTTCAAAGGACAGCAGTGACTATGTAATCCAGGATAATTTTGGCATGGGAAATCTAGATCCTCTTGCACTGGGGCACAGTAACTGTTATGCCTCTGGAAATTGTACACTGCACCTTCACAATGAAAGAAGTTAACACAATTTTATTATTTAGAGTAACCATGACCTGTACCATTTGGTTCTTAAGTACACCACGATATCAAAACCCAGCATTGTTAATGGAGGGAGTCGCCAGATGATGCCGTTACATAGCTTTACAAGTTCATTTTTTTAGTATGTGTGATGCCCTATTCAGTCTGAAGAAATGCTGTGTTGTTAGTATtgtgatgtattttctttttgaggaaaatATTGCAAGCAAGAGTTTTCtctctgccttaatctctctAATTAGAGTCGGCCCTTGGGACAAATATACTTCCTGGGAAGTGGGCAATGGTGTTAGGGCTGAGATTGCAGGGGGAGGGCTTTGCCTGTCTGCCATGTGTAACCACTTCTGTTCCAGGACATGTGTATATTGtgtaaataaaaaaagttaaactgATAAAATACCTAAACTCAGCATCCCTGATTTCTGCTCCAATGGGGCACAGCCCTGCAAAACCCCAAGATGTGCTACTACCTGGCAAAGGGTAATAGTTTCAGCTTGCATTTTCCATTTTTAGCTTAGAAGGCAAGTTAAACACAAATTCTATTAGTTCTCAACTCAAAAAGAAACTATTAACAGCATACCATCATGCAGGTTAACTTCTGAGAGCTTGAGAGAACACATCTTACAGCAGcagttttagttttaaaaataacccaTCACTGTTTTTTCCAGATAATTAACAATAACACAGTTCTGAAATTTCTACAGTCCTTAGACTATTCATACACAAAACAGAACTTGGTGGAGTCAGAACTTGCCATTCTGAAGGCTCTACGCTTCCAGATCAATGTGCCAACTCCTTTTGCCTATGTTGAGTTGCTTCTGGAGGTGTTAGG from Lepidochelys kempii isolate rLepKem1 chromosome 27, rLepKem1.hap2, whole genome shotgun sequence encodes:
- the COA3 gene encoding cytochrome c oxidase assembly factor 3 homolog, mitochondrial; translation: MAAPREPGGGAQRTEPEPEPEPRRVVQRAEGALRQRALQRRLRGRNLLTGLGIGAVVLGIYGYTFYKISQERFLDELEQEVEAARAQAAKTPVN
- the CNTD1 gene encoding cyclin N-terminal domain-containing protein 1 — translated: MSSEAQAVSRFRTPEPVFGVVAPEIIEDTLICLATENEQYLNELSDQAGCFKETQIVEFVFLLCEKWFLDQSARYQAVEIFERFMIKHVEESYNSTAESRINNEQGEGNIWGTLKAQMCDTFVLRLVSCIQLASKLSFHYNIINNNTVLKFLQSLDYSYTKQNLVESELAILKALRFQINVPTPFAYVELLLEVLGHNGCLLPMKQLHKMCMHLLDLTYLMRNIIYDTLLKISIENSTPSELQIAKFLSVKEDFMLLAVGVISTSAFILNPEYWNQVVEHLNCITGITTQSILEFSYAILKHSVGTTNPKKNKGTRSSENYVVPPTK